The following are encoded in a window of Methanococcus voltae genomic DNA:
- the rimI gene encoding ribosomal protein S18-alanine N-acetyltransferase produces MMSRITLRSFKECDLNRVLEIEKQSFDYEYPEFLIKSLHSKCPDGFLVALDENNYVLGYIITVLEWGNAHVVSIAVDKEYRHHGIGNLLLDAIENHFFKVYEVKHIVLEVRFTNTVARKFYYKRGYSDRKILYNYYEDGSDAILMIKKRKGLIKDYPIYINMW; encoded by the coding sequence ATGATGTCTAGAATTACCTTGAGAAGTTTTAAAGAATGTGATTTAAATCGAGTGCTTGAAATTGAAAAACAATCGTTTGATTACGAATACCCTGAATTTTTGATAAAGAGTTTACACTCAAAATGTCCAGACGGTTTTTTAGTAGCTTTAGATGAAAATAACTACGTTTTGGGCTACATAATAACAGTTTTAGAATGGGGTAATGCACATGTGGTCTCTATTGCAGTTGATAAAGAATATCGACATCATGGAATAGGTAATTTGCTATTAGACGCAATTGAAAACCATTTCTTCAAAGTTTACGAGGTCAAACACATCGTCTTAGAGGTAAGATTTACAAATACAGTTGCCAGGAAATTTTACTACAAGCGAGGATACAGTGACAGAAAAATATTGTACAATTATTACGAAGATGGCAGTGATGCCATTTTAATGATTAAAAAAAGAAAGGGATTAATTAAAGATTATCCGATTTACATAAATATGTGGTAA
- a CDS encoding 6-hydroxymethylpterin diphosphokinase MptE-like protein encodes MDGITWNSCYHRIMDDLGFDKQKDLESTQLLNNLLEKHDNKYNINNLEDIIQNNEVYVFGAGPSINKHTKKFNNLKNLENDNEDSNSNNNNNNNNNNKYVIISADGATKALLEDNIRPDIIITDLDGHMNEIIDCSKKGTIVVVHAHGDNGENVKKYLGQLKNVIGSSQVPDVSKFKNIINYGGFTDGDRCIFLANEFKPSKIILCGMDFGTKVTNYSRPNLKNKIENADEIKIKKLKYAEELTNWLIENGNCKIEFME; translated from the coding sequence TTGGATGGAATTACTTGGAATTCTTGTTATCATAGAATTATGGATGATTTAGGTTTTGATAAGCAAAAAGATTTAGAATCAACCCAACTTTTAAATAATTTGTTGGAAAAACACGATAATAAGTATAATATAAACAATTTAGAAGATATAATTCAAAATAATGAAGTTTACGTTTTTGGTGCAGGGCCTTCTATAAACAAGCATACTAAGAAATTTAATAATTTAAAAAACTTAGAAAATGATAATGAAGATAGTAATAGTAATAATAATAATAATAATAATAATAATAATAAATACGTCATTATATCTGCAGATGGTGCGACAAAAGCACTTTTAGAGGATAATATACGCCCCGATATAATTATTACAGATTTAGATGGTCATATGAATGAAATTATAGATTGCTCAAAAAAAGGGACAATAGTAGTAGTTCATGCACACGGGGATAATGGGGAAAATGTTAAGAAATATTTAGGTCAGCTCAAAAACGTTATCGGTAGTTCCCAAGTTCCTGACGTTTCAAAATTCAAAAATATCATAAATTACGGTGGTTTTACTGATGGAGACCGTTGTATTTTCTTAGCAAATGAATTTAAGCCTTCAAAAATAATACTTTGCGGAATGGATTTCGGAACCAAAGTTACAAATTATTCAAGACCTAACTTAAAAAATAAAATTGAAAATGCTGACGAAATAAAAATTAAAAAATTAAAATATGCGGAAGAATTAACAAATTGGTTAATTGAAAACGGAAATTGTAAAATTGAATTTATGGAATAA
- the pyrG gene encoding glutamine hydrolyzing CTP synthase — translation MKYIFVTGGVVSSLGKGITSSSIGRLLKARGLKVNMIKIDPYLQIDAGTMSPYEHGEVYVTEDGGETDLDLGNYERFVDLDLIADNNITTGKVYWSVLSKERRGDYLGKTVQVIPHITNEIKERIKALGTESDITIVEIGGTVGDIESLPFLEAIRQFRKDIGKENVLYIHVSLLPYIRAAGELKTKPTQHSVKELRGIGLQPDILVCRTEIPMGEKMREKLALFCDVEKEAVVEARDAKTIYEVPLNLEKEGIGKLITEKLKLNDVKPELNEWRAIVDRIVNPMNEVTIGIVGKYIQLKDAYMSITEALIHAGAKNDSKVNIKWINSEELEKEPSKSLETLVEDGNLDGILIPGGFGDRGVDGKVNAVKFARENNIPFLGICLGMQCAVIEYARNVCGLEYANSTEFDETTPYPVIDYLPEQREITEMGGTMRLGAYEAYLADGTLAKELYGTDTAWERHRHRYEVNPEFHEALVNNGLVISGTSPDGKLAEFVELKNHPYFIATQAHPEFKSRFSASHPLFYGLIKAAMERKYKL, via the coding sequence ATGAAGTATATTTTTGTAACTGGTGGTGTAGTTTCATCTCTTGGAAAAGGGATTACCTCTTCATCAATCGGTAGATTACTAAAAGCGAGAGGTCTAAAGGTTAATATGATAAAAATAGACCCTTACTTACAAATCGATGCAGGTACTATGTCACCTTACGAACACGGGGAAGTTTACGTTACGGAAGATGGGGGAGAAACAGACCTTGATTTGGGTAATTACGAAAGATTTGTTGACCTTGACTTAATAGCGGATAATAACATAACTACGGGTAAAGTCTACTGGAGTGTACTCTCAAAAGAAAGAAGAGGAGACTACCTTGGAAAAACGGTTCAAGTAATACCACATATTACAAATGAAATCAAAGAAAGGATTAAAGCATTAGGTACTGAAAGCGATATCACTATTGTTGAAATCGGCGGTACTGTGGGAGATATCGAGAGTTTACCATTCTTAGAAGCTATTAGGCAATTTAGAAAAGATATCGGAAAAGAAAACGTTTTATACATTCACGTTTCATTATTGCCTTACATTAGAGCCGCAGGTGAATTAAAAACAAAACCAACACAACATAGCGTTAAAGAATTAAGAGGAATTGGCTTACAGCCTGACATTTTAGTTTGTAGAACTGAAATACCAATGGGCGAAAAGATGAGGGAAAAATTAGCTTTATTCTGTGACGTTGAAAAAGAAGCAGTTGTTGAGGCAAGGGATGCAAAAACAATATATGAAGTACCCCTTAATCTTGAAAAAGAAGGAATTGGTAAATTAATAACCGAAAAATTAAAGTTAAACGATGTTAAACCAGAATTAAACGAATGGAGAGCTATCGTTGATAGAATTGTAAATCCAATGAACGAAGTTACCATAGGAATCGTTGGAAAATACATTCAATTGAAAGATGCTTATATGAGCATTACCGAAGCTTTGATACATGCAGGAGCCAAAAACGATTCTAAAGTAAATATTAAATGGATAAACTCTGAAGAATTAGAAAAAGAACCATCAAAATCTTTAGAAACATTAGTTGAAGATGGAAATCTAGATGGTATCTTAATACCTGGCGGATTTGGAGATAGGGGTGTAGACGGTAAAGTTAACGCGGTTAAATTTGCAAGAGAAAATAACATTCCATTTTTAGGTATTTGCTTAGGTATGCAATGCGCTGTTATCGAATATGCTAGAAATGTCTGTGGATTAGAATACGCTAACTCAACAGAATTCGATGAAACTACCCCTTACCCAGTTATAGACTACTTGCCTGAACAACGTGAAATTACGGAAATGGGCGGTACTATGAGATTAGGAGCTTACGAAGCGTATTTAGCTGACGGAACACTTGCAAAGGAACTTTACGGTACCGATACAGCTTGGGAAAGGCACAGACACCGATACGAAGTAAATCCTGAATTCCACGAGGCACTTGTAAACAATGGTCTTGTAATTTCTGGAACTTCACCAGATGGAAAATTAGCAGAATTCGTTGAACTCAAAAATCACCCCTACTTCATAGCTACACAGGCACACCCTGAGTTTAAATCAAGATTTAGTGCTTCTCACCCATTATTTTATGGATTAATCAAAGCTGCTATGGAAAGAAAGTACAAGTTATAA
- a CDS encoding anaerobic ribonucleoside-triphosphate reductase activating protein, which translates to MRISAIVDLSSLDYPKVPSSVVFFSDCNMKCGYCQNYDHMQERMQEMTAEQIFKGMDRLFSEAVVISGGEPTLQLEGVKELLRIARENNLKTKLDTNGTNPNAVKELLDENLLDYVAVDVKCGFGKYLQFTNYENQLLNSKSEEEFKKANDKFKEHIKENILKIIKYCKDAGVYIECRTTYVPQEISKEDIMDIAKTVKDADLYAIQQYDNEHACSEEYKKMKPATDDELLRIGNMAKKYHKNVVIRGLAGEIVDLE; encoded by the coding sequence ATGAGAATTTCCGCAATTGTAGATTTATCAAGTTTAGATTATCCAAAAGTACCTTCTTCCGTAGTTTTTTTTTCAGATTGCAACATGAAATGTGGTTACTGTCAAAATTATGACCATATGCAAGAGCGAATGCAGGAGATGACTGCAGAGCAAATTTTTAAAGGAATGGATAGATTATTTTCAGAGGCGGTTGTAATAAGTGGTGGGGAGCCTACCTTACAATTAGAGGGTGTAAAGGAGCTTTTAAGGATTGCAAGAGAAAACAACTTAAAAACAAAATTGGATACAAACGGAACAAATCCTAACGCTGTAAAAGAGTTACTTGATGAAAATTTATTGGATTACGTAGCAGTAGATGTAAAATGTGGATTTGGTAAATATTTACAATTTACAAATTATGAAAATCAGCTACTAAATAGTAAATCAGAAGAAGAATTTAAAAAAGCCAATGATAAATTTAAGGAACATATAAAAGAAAATATTTTAAAAATAATAAAATATTGCAAAGATGCGGGAGTTTATATTGAATGTAGGACAACGTACGTACCACAGGAGATATCTAAAGAAGATATCATGGACATAGCAAAGACTGTAAAAGATGCAGATTTGTACGCTATACAACAATACGATAATGAACACGCTTGTTCGGAAGAATATAAAAAAATGAAGCCTGCAACTGATGACGAGCTTTTAAGAATCGGAAATATGGCAAAAAAATACCATAAAAATGTTGTAATACGTGGTTTAGCAGGTGAAATTGTAGATTTAGAATAA
- a CDS encoding methyltransferase, translated as MYILGYDKDIESSSEVLEAYERLISEDINVKLVESPQEFLKLFKDYISSNLCNGLGCDNENNAEIEVISGFVRGNLSSSKIMPEIKNLIKKTFDAKFYRASILKNPFLDKYFILAPVGIDEFSFEHKKRIDDKLEFMEYVINYLKKHNRTYSSNKNICDTKITIGLLSGGRLSDLGRDPFIDDTIYECKDIVNLFNEKKNLEKDLEENLKNVDVIHDGILIEEYLKKGFDVVIAPDGISGNLIFRSLALVCGLEGCGALLVSRQPINFIDTSRSGNYLRYYNAVKYLSNQK; from the coding sequence ATGTATATTTTAGGATATGATAAGGATATAGAAAGTTCTAGTGAAGTTTTAGAAGCATATGAACGGCTAATTTCTGAAGATATAAATGTAAAATTGGTTGAATCCCCTCAAGAGTTTTTAAAATTGTTTAAAGACTATATTTCTAGTAATTTATGTAATGGACTAGGATGTGATAATGAAAATAACGCAGAAATTGAAGTTATTAGCGGTTTTGTTAGAGGTAACCTATCATCGTCCAAAATAATGCCCGAAATAAAAAATTTAATAAAAAAAACCTTTGATGCTAAATTCTATAGGGCTTCCATATTGAAAAATCCATTTTTGGATAAATATTTTATATTGGCACCTGTTGGGATAGATGAATTTAGTTTTGAGCATAAAAAACGAATTGATGATAAATTAGAGTTTATGGAATATGTAATAAATTATTTAAAAAAACATAATAGAACTTATTCGTCAAATAAAAATATATGCGATACAAAAATAACAATAGGGCTACTTTCTGGCGGTAGATTATCTGATTTGGGTCGAGACCCCTTTATAGACGATACAATATATGAATGTAAGGATATTGTAAACCTATTTAATGAAAAAAAGAATTTAGAAAAGGATTTAGAAGAAAATTTAAAAAATGTAGATGTTATACATGATGGTATATTGATAGAAGAATACTTAAAAAAAGGTTTTGACGTTGTTATAGCGCCTGACGGGATTTCTGGAAATCTAATATTTCGCTCTTTGGCACTAGTTTGTGGCTTAGAAGGTTGTGGGGCACTTTTAGTATCAAGACAACCCATAAATTTCATAGATACTAGTAGAAGTGGAAATTATTTGAGATATTATAATGCAGTTAAATATCTTAGTAATCAAAAATGA
- a CDS encoding DUF190 domain-containing protein — protein sequence MKFIDCKILRVYLKESDKFNGQNMTQVVVKLLKSHGISGATVFKAQCGYGRRGVSRFDILRLSMNLPVIVECIDYETTFEQVLPELTKIVGENGLITMENIQVVKE from the coding sequence ATGAAATTTATAGACTGCAAAATTTTAAGGGTTTATTTAAAAGAAAGTGACAAATTTAATGGGCAAAATATGACCCAAGTTGTTGTAAAATTATTAAAAAGTCACGGAATATCTGGCGCCACAGTTTTCAAGGCACAATGCGGTTATGGTAGGCGTGGAGTATCTAGATTTGATATATTAAGACTTTCTATGAATTTACCGGTTATTGTAGAGTGTATAGATTACGAAACAACTTTTGAACAGGTTCTTCCCGAATTAACAAAAATTGTTGGAGAAAATGGGTTAATTACTATGGAAAACATTCAGGTGGTTAAGGAATGA
- a CDS encoding metallophosphoesterase family protein — translation MRFVHIADTHLSNRQYGLDEREKDIYDSFNQCIEKIIELEPDFVVHSGDLFDRSNPSVNAMLTAIKGFEALKEKSIPIYAIQGNHDMPRDISKGKPYVVLKRVLGNEYFKTFGKNNCHILEDMGICGFDYYPVNKKSIIDEKLEDIEKKINDIHNDGIKKSVLLMHQGFNGFLPLEELCEVNIGDIPEVDYIACGHIHKRSLVSYDEDSNHKFKSKNPLLAYPGSIDSLSEKEYYDYEKNGKGFYYVDFDNCDLDKNNIEKIDIKCRKFEKIEVYNQIDYNTLVNNLKNYNPKAIAIGEVCEELYEPLKAKLNEYTLYYRLIRKSDYEVDISDINETNIQKVFEDYVYSKGLDVNFVDNINHKMNSEEENYMEYVEDYYTANFKSDIIERFMEKSTEEVIGESINEDIEDSSQKTTQMKLDNKN, via the coding sequence TTGAGATTTGTACATATTGCAGACACTCATTTAAGTAATAGGCAGTACGGACTCGATGAACGGGAAAAAGATATATACGACTCATTTAATCAGTGCATTGAAAAAATAATAGAGTTAGAACCCGACTTTGTTGTTCATAGCGGTGATTTATTTGATAGATCCAATCCTTCAGTTAATGCGATGCTAACCGCCATTAAAGGATTTGAAGCGTTAAAAGAGAAAAGTATACCGATATATGCCATTCAAGGTAATCACGATATGCCTAGAGATATTTCAAAAGGTAAACCCTACGTAGTTTTAAAAAGAGTCCTTGGAAATGAATATTTTAAGACTTTTGGAAAAAATAATTGTCATATATTGGAAGATATGGGCATATGTGGATTTGATTACTATCCAGTCAACAAAAAATCGATTATTGATGAAAAACTTGAAGATATTGAGAAAAAAATAAATGATATTCATAATGATGGCATTAAAAAGTCCGTTTTATTAATGCACCAAGGATTTAATGGTTTTTTACCACTTGAAGAGTTATGTGAAGTTAATATAGGCGATATTCCAGAGGTGGACTATATTGCTTGTGGTCATATTCATAAGCGAAGCCTTGTATCTTATGATGAAGATTCTAACCATAAATTTAAATCTAAAAATCCGTTGCTAGCTTATCCAGGATCTATTGACTCATTATCCGAAAAAGAATATTACGATTATGAAAAAAACGGAAAAGGCTTTTATTACGTTGATTTTGATAATTGTGACCTTGATAAAAATAATATTGAAAAAATCGATATAAAATGTAGGAAATTCGAAAAAATCGAAGTATATAATCAAATTGATTACAATACATTAGTTAATAATTTAAAAAATTATAATCCAAAAGCTATTGCCATTGGAGAAGTTTGTGAAGAACTTTACGAACCTTTAAAAGCCAAATTAAACGAATATACGTTATATTATCGATTGATTAGGAAATCTGATTATGAAGTAGATATATCTGATATAAATGAAACAAACATTCAAAAAGTTTTTGAGGATTATGTTTATTCAAAAGGCTTAGATGTTAATTTTGTAGATAATATAAACCATAAAATGAATTCCGAAGAAGAAAATTATATGGAATATGTAGAAGACTATTATACGGCGAATTTCAAAAGTGATATTATTGAAAGATTTATGGAAAAAAGTACTGAGGAAGTTATTGGCGAAAGTATTA
- the tfrA gene encoding fumarate reductase (CoM/CoB) subunit TfrA — MKTDILIIGGGGAAARACVEASSTDLNVNILIASKGLFGKSGCTVMAEGGYNAVLNAEDSYEKHYMDTMKGGAYINNSELVKILVENSPKELKNLEKFGCLFDRKNEKNEENEEYINNNPYNRFKKAQRAFGGQSFNRTCYAGDRTGHEIMTGLMEFIGKLDNVNIMEEVMALKLILDNENKTCIGAIFLNLITGEIFPIYAKSVILATGGAGQIYPITSNPVQKVGDGYAMAYEIGLDLIDMEMVQFHPTGVVGKGTLVTEAVRGEGGILYNKNRERFMEKYDPKKMELSTRDVVAKAIYNEVVNLDNGHNGGVYLDVTHLDSEVIEKKLETMFKQFMNLGVDIRKEPMIVAPTAHHFMGGIVINTDCETAIGGLFACGEIAGGIHGANRLGGNALADTQVFGAIAGKNAVNYIKKDNFVSNVENENEDEKEDSKTINLELKKVNDEIKLKKECQNDYEDEKLNYSKLINELRNIMWKYVSIVKNEKGLYKALAELDILSEKSKNLNVKGLYDVQKYFEFKNMVLVSELVIKSALYRKESRGAHYRDDYPTTIENCVGNVIINQNGIKFIKRG, encoded by the coding sequence ATAAAAACGGATATTTTAATAATTGGTGGAGGAGGTGCTGCTGCACGTGCATGTGTTGAAGCTTCTTCAACTGATTTAAATGTAAACATATTAATAGCCTCAAAAGGATTATTTGGTAAAAGTGGCTGTACAGTTATGGCAGAAGGGGGCTACAATGCTGTATTAAATGCAGAGGATAGCTATGAAAAGCACTACATGGATACAATGAAAGGTGGTGCTTACATAAATAACTCCGAACTTGTTAAAATTCTTGTGGAAAATTCCCCAAAAGAATTAAAAAATTTAGAAAAATTTGGATGTTTATTTGATCGTAAAAACGAAAAAAATGAAGAAAACGAAGAATATATTAATAATAACCCATATAACAGATTCAAAAAGGCACAAAGGGCTTTTGGCGGTCAAAGTTTCAATAGGACTTGCTATGCAGGAGATAGAACAGGTCACGAAATAATGACTGGTTTAATGGAATTTATTGGCAAATTAGACAATGTAAATATTATGGAAGAAGTTATGGCATTAAAACTTATTTTAGACAATGAAAATAAAACCTGTATTGGTGCAATCTTCTTAAATTTAATAACTGGTGAGATATTCCCAATTTACGCTAAATCTGTAATTCTTGCAACAGGCGGAGCTGGTCAAATATACCCAATTACTTCAAATCCAGTTCAAAAAGTTGGCGATGGCTACGCTATGGCTTACGAAATAGGATTGGATTTAATAGACATGGAAATGGTACAATTTCACCCAACCGGAGTTGTAGGTAAGGGTACGCTTGTAACAGAGGCAGTCCGTGGGGAAGGAGGGATATTATACAACAAAAATCGCGAAAGATTTATGGAAAAATACGACCCTAAAAAAATGGAGCTTTCCACTCGTGACGTTGTAGCTAAAGCAATCTACAATGAAGTAGTAAATCTAGATAATGGTCATAATGGGGGCGTTTATTTAGACGTTACCCATCTTGATTCGGAAGTTATCGAAAAGAAACTTGAAACGATGTTTAAACAATTTATGAATTTAGGCGTCGATATTAGAAAAGAACCTATGATTGTCGCACCTACTGCACACCATTTTATGGGCGGTATTGTAATAAATACGGATTGTGAAACAGCTATAGGCGGATTATTTGCTTGTGGTGAAATTGCGGGAGGTATCCACGGGGCTAATAGATTAGGGGGCAATGCTCTTGCAGATACACAGGTTTTTGGTGCCATAGCTGGTAAAAATGCTGTAAATTATATTAAAAAAGATAACTTTGTATCCAATGTGGAAAATGAAAATGAAGATGAAAAAGAAGATTCTAAAACAATAAATTTGGAATTAAAAAAAGTCAATGACGAGATTAAATTGAAAAAAGAGTGCCAAAATGACTATGAAGATGAAAAATTAAATTATTCTAAGTTAATAAACGAATTAAGAAATATTATGTGGAAATATGTTTCAATTGTGAAAAATGAAAAAGGATTATACAAAGCACTTGCTGAATTAGATATTTTAAGTGAAAAATCCAAAAATTTAAACGTTAAAGGACTTTATGACGTACAAAAATACTTTGAATTTAAAAATATGGTATTAGTATCCGAATTGGTCATAAAATCTGCATTATATCGTAAAGAAAGTAGGGGGGCGCACTATAGGGACGATTATCCTACCACTATCGAAAATTGCGTTGGAAATGTGATTATAAATCAGAATGGAATTAAATTTATAAAAAGGGGATAA
- a CDS encoding NAD+ synthase: MISEFIQEYYETTNVEGVVLGLSGGIDSALVAYLAVNALGADKVHGIIMPESSSNPLDKEHGELVAKLLGINYHVSDITPLMEAFGAGGYSKDEEGNLKEFNKLADGNLKSRFRMCTLYYYANKNNSLVLGTGNKSEIYMGYGTKFGDLGCDILPIGHLFKTEVRELAKHIGVPEDVITKAPSGGLWEGQTDEKEMGITYEILDKLLHAMEIGKDPEYTAELLNINSEQMINIMTRIDRNKHKSLPIPMPNKYLELIE; the protein is encoded by the coding sequence ATGATATCTGAATTCATACAAGAGTACTACGAAACTACAAACGTAGAAGGCGTAGTTTTAGGGCTTAGTGGTGGCATTGATAGTGCATTAGTAGCTTATTTGGCAGTAAATGCACTAGGAGCCGATAAAGTACACGGTATAATAATGCCAGAGTCTAGTTCTAACCCATTAGATAAAGAACATGGCGAATTAGTGGCTAAACTATTAGGTATTAATTACCATGTAAGCGATATTACCCCATTAATGGAAGCTTTCGGGGCAGGGGGCTACTCTAAAGATGAAGAAGGAAACTTAAAGGAATTCAATAAATTAGCAGACGGTAATTTAAAGTCTAGATTTAGAATGTGTACCTTATACTACTATGCAAATAAAAATAACAGTTTAGTGCTTGGTACAGGTAATAAATCAGAAATATATATGGGGTACGGTACTAAATTCGGTGATTTGGGCTGTGATATCTTACCGATTGGTCACCTATTTAAAACAGAAGTTAGGGAACTTGCAAAACATATCGGCGTTCCTGAAGATGTAATCACAAAGGCGCCTTCTGGTGGCTTGTGGGAAGGTCAAACCGATGAAAAGGAAATGGGTATTACTTATGAGATATTGGATAAGTTATTACATGCAATGGAAATAGGCAAGGATCCAGAATATACTGCAGAGCTTTTAAATATTAATTCTGAACAAATGATTAACATAATGACTAGAATTGATAGAAATAAACATAAATCATTGCCAATTCCGATGCCTAATAAATATTTAGAGTTAATTGAATAA
- the guaA gene encoding glutamine-hydrolyzing GMP synthase produces MFNSKMFIEETVEEIKKAINGRKTIIALSGGVDSSVASVLVSKAVGENLLAVFVDTGLMRKNETEEIKRIFQDEMGVNLKIVYAKDRFLGELAGVDDPETKRKIIGRVFIEIFEEVAKENGEEVLIQGTIAPDWIESEGEIKTHHNIALPSGMVLDVVEPIRDLYKDEVRQVAVELGLPDAVAYRQPFPGPGLAVRILGEITEEKLEICKEANAIVSEEIEKEGLDKELWQYFAAVLDTKATGVKGDIRDYNWVVALRFVESLDAMTATAPELPFSIIKRISKRITSEIPNVTRVVLDITDKPPATIEFE; encoded by the coding sequence ATGTTTAATTCAAAAATGTTTATAGAGGAAACCGTTGAGGAAATAAAAAAAGCTATAAACGGAAGAAAAACCATTATCGCATTAAGTGGCGGTGTTGATAGCTCCGTAGCTTCTGTTTTAGTAAGTAAAGCAGTTGGTGAAAACTTATTAGCCGTATTTGTAGATACTGGCTTAATGAGAAAAAACGAAACTGAGGAAATCAAAAGGATTTTCCAGGATGAAATGGGCGTAAACTTAAAAATCGTTTATGCTAAAGATAGGTTTTTAGGCGAATTAGCGGGAGTTGACGACCCTGAAACAAAAAGAAAAATAATCGGTAGAGTATTCATTGAAATATTTGAAGAAGTTGCAAAAGAAAATGGTGAAGAAGTTTTAATTCAAGGAACAATTGCTCCGGACTGGATTGAAAGTGAAGGAGAAATTAAAACACACCACAACATTGCTTTACCATCAGGAATGGTTTTAGATGTTGTAGAACCTATTAGAGACTTGTACAAAGACGAAGTTAGACAAGTTGCTGTAGAATTAGGTTTACCTGACGCTGTTGCATACAGACAACCATTCCCAGGACCAGGATTGGCTGTAAGAATACTCGGAGAAATTACCGAAGAAAAATTAGAAATTTGTAAGGAAGCAAACGCTATTGTAAGCGAAGAAATTGAAAAGGAAGGACTAGATAAAGAATTATGGCAATACTTTGCTGCAGTCCTTGATACAAAAGCTACCGGTGTTAAAGGAGATATTAGAGATTACAACTGGGTTGTAGCTCTTAGATTTGTTGAATCATTAGATGCAATGACTGCAACAGCTCCAGAATTACCATTTAGTATTATTAAAAGAATTAGTAAAAGAATTACTTCAGAAATTCCAAATGTTACAAGAGTTGTACTCGATATTACCGATAAACCTCCTGCAACCATTGAATTTGAATAA